In a single window of the Candidatus Dependentiae bacterium genome:
- a CDS encoding site-2 protease family protein, protein MDYFTHQQIAVFIYSTIVFLFSAAVHEYCHALAATLYGDDLPTLDGRLTLNPLAHFDILGFFALFVFGIGWAKPVRYNPFNLRNPRFNSVVIALVGPFSNLVLAILSLFILKYLPILGISNEALVMTLTDLLQYAFSINVMLFVLNMLPIPALDGSNIITSYFPEPIAQFYWFLQPYGYLILMILLTIPYSLGIYLYLMNFISSFLFHLVF, encoded by the coding sequence ATGGATTATTTTACACATCAACAAATTGCAGTTTTTATTTATAGTACAATTGTTTTTTTATTTTCCGCAGCGGTTCATGAATATTGTCATGCACTTGCCGCGACTTTGTATGGTGACGATTTGCCAACTCTTGATGGTAGATTGACTTTGAACCCGCTTGCACACTTTGATATTTTGGGTTTTTTCGCATTGTTTGTTTTTGGAATAGGGTGGGCAAAACCTGTTAGATATAATCCGTTTAATCTTCGCAATCCAAGGTTTAATTCGGTAGTTATTGCGCTTGTTGGTCCATTCTCAAATTTAGTCTTAGCAATTTTGTCATTATTTATTTTAAAATATTTACCGATTTTAGGTATTTCAAATGAAGCTTTAGTCATGACGCTAACGGACTTATTACAATATGCTTTTTCTATTAATGTTATGCTTTTTGTTTTGAACATGTTACCGATTCCAGCGCTTGATGGTAGCAATATAATCACATCTTATTTTCCAGAACCGATTGCACAGTTTTATTGGTTTTTGCAACCTTATGGATATTTGATATTGATGATTCTTTTAACTATTCCGTACAGTTTGGGAATTTATTTATATCTTATGAATTTTATTAGCAGCTTTTTATTTCACTTAGTTTTTTAA
- the gyrB gene encoding DNA topoisomerase (ATP-hydrolyzing) subunit B — protein sequence MKENKNLANQKSTTSAEYGAKSIKVLEGLEAVRKRPAMYIGSTGIDGLHHLIYEVVDNSVDEALAGYCNHIVVRFETDGSCSVEDNGRGIPTEIYPTENVSTAQVVLTKLHAGGKFDKDTYKYSGGLHGVGVSVVNALSEWFEIKIFRDGKIYQQFYKKGDPQEPLKVVGETDKRGTYIRFMPDSTIFENTEFNFETISTRMRELAFLNKGLNIEVKDEKNNQEHDFFFENGIVSFIEHINSKKVPIFSEIIQFHKEDEIYMLDFACQYNDGYAEQTFSFVNNIRTMDGGTHEAGFKSALTKACNRYAQSLNLLKDGSFSSEDVREGLVCVLSIKVPEPQFEGQTKGKLGNSEVKGVVDSWMYALLETYFEENPNIAKKIIQKSILAQQARNAAKKARELTRRKSVLEFSVLPGKLADCSDDNPENTEIYIVEGDSAGGSAKQGRDRFTQAILPLKGKIINVEKARLDKMLNNNEIKDLITAIGAGVGNEEFDSSKVRYHKIIIMTDADVDGAHIRILLLTFFFRHMLPLIDKGYLYIAQPPLYKAKVGKVERYLKDDSELKAFLFDWAANNSELIIQNKKFENDDWKKLLGSIIEYDNAILKLSHNLEITTQFCHQMVKFLQSINWKPGKFETQDIFNKLVENFKEYSISGMQEEKIEGDMALESEVKHKAVITFKQLKKVWELPVKFFELEDVAKLLELLKPLEALENVEWDLKVQAKNVDKKGNGILELGNAIVKTGKSLMTIQRYKGLGEMNPEQLWETTMDPKTRTLLQVTIEDAIKADQWFAGLMGDCVDERKLYIEQKAVFVKNLDV from the coding sequence ATGAAAGAAAATAAAAATTTAGCTAATCAAAAAAGTACTACAAGTGCAGAATACGGTGCAAAATCTATTAAAGTTTTGGAAGGTCTTGAGGCGGTTAGAAAGCGACCAGCCATGTATATCGGATCGACAGGAATTGATGGTTTGCATCATTTAATTTACGAGGTAGTAGATAACTCTGTCGACGAAGCGCTTGCAGGATATTGTAATCATATTGTTGTTAGGTTTGAGACTGATGGGTCTTGTTCTGTTGAGGATAATGGACGCGGAATTCCTACAGAAATTTACCCAACCGAAAATGTTTCAACTGCGCAAGTTGTTCTTACCAAGCTTCATGCTGGTGGTAAATTTGATAAAGATACATATAAATATTCTGGTGGATTGCACGGAGTGGGTGTGTCTGTAGTAAACGCTTTATCAGAATGGTTTGAAATTAAAATTTTTAGAGATGGCAAAATTTATCAGCAATTCTATAAAAAAGGTGATCCGCAGGAACCTCTAAAAGTTGTTGGCGAAACAGACAAGAGAGGAACATACATTCGCTTCATGCCTGATTCAACAATTTTTGAAAATACAGAATTTAATTTTGAAACGATTTCAACAAGAATGCGAGAACTTGCATTCTTGAATAAAGGTTTGAATATCGAAGTAAAAGATGAAAAAAATAATCAAGAGCATGATTTCTTTTTTGAAAATGGAATTGTTTCTTTTATAGAGCATATAAATAGCAAAAAGGTTCCTATTTTTTCTGAAATTATTCAGTTTCATAAAGAAGATGAAATTTACATGTTAGATTTTGCTTGTCAGTACAATGATGGTTATGCGGAGCAAACTTTTAGTTTTGTAAATAACATTAGAACAATGGATGGTGGTACTCACGAAGCTGGTTTTAAATCTGCTCTCACAAAAGCATGCAATCGCTATGCACAATCTCTTAATTTGTTAAAAGATGGAAGCTTTTCAAGCGAAGATGTTCGAGAAGGTTTAGTTTGTGTTTTGAGTATCAAAGTGCCAGAGCCTCAGTTTGAAGGACAGACAAAAGGTAAGCTTGGTAACTCCGAGGTCAAAGGTGTTGTCGATTCTTGGATGTATGCATTGCTTGAAACATATTTTGAAGAAAATCCAAATATTGCAAAAAAAATTATTCAAAAATCTATTTTGGCTCAACAAGCACGAAACGCGGCGAAAAAAGCAAGAGAACTTACGCGACGTAAATCTGTTTTGGAGTTTTCAGTGCTTCCTGGTAAGCTTGCTGATTGTTCAGATGATAATCCAGAAAATACAGAAATATACATTGTAGAGGGAGATTCTGCAGGCGGTTCAGCAAAACAAGGTCGAGACAGATTTACTCAAGCTATTTTGCCTCTAAAAGGTAAAATAATAAATGTTGAAAAAGCGCGTCTTGATAAAATGTTAAACAACAATGAAATAAAAGATTTGATTACTGCTATCGGCGCAGGCGTCGGTAATGAAGAATTTGATAGTAGCAAAGTTCGCTATCACAAAATAATAATAATGACAGATGCTGATGTCGATGGAGCACATATTCGAATTCTTCTTTTAACATTTTTCTTTCGACATATGCTCCCATTAATTGATAAAGGATATTTGTATATTGCACAACCACCTTTGTATAAAGCAAAAGTTGGCAAAGTTGAGCGTTATCTAAAAGATGATTCAGAGTTAAAAGCTTTTCTTTTTGATTGGGCAGCAAATAATTCTGAATTGATAATTCAAAATAAGAAATTTGAAAATGATGATTGGAAAAAGCTGCTTGGAAGTATCATCGAATATGATAATGCGATTTTGAAATTGAGCCACAATTTAGAAATTACAACTCAGTTCTGTCATCAGATGGTTAAGTTCTTGCAATCTATTAACTGGAAACCTGGAAAATTTGAGACTCAAGATATTTTTAATAAGTTAGTAGAAAACTTTAAAGAATACTCAATCTCCGGGATGCAGGAAGAAAAAATAGAAGGTGATATGGCGCTTGAATCTGAAGTCAAACATAAAGCGGTTATTACATTTAAACAATTGAAGAAAGTTTGGGAATTGCCAGTTAAATTTTTTGAACTTGAAGATGTTGCCAAGTTATTAGAACTGCTTAAGCCGCTTGAAGCTCTTGAAAATGTTGAATGGGATTTGAAAGTTCAGGCTAAAAACGTAGACAAAAAAGGCAACGGCATTTTAGAGCTTGGTAATGCGATTGTGAAAACCGGAAAATCTTTGATGACTATTCAGCGTTATAAAGGTCTTGGAGAAATGAACCCAGAACAGCTTTGGGAAACTACTATGGATCCAAAAACCAGAACGTTACTGCAAGTTACTATTGAAGATGCGATCAAAGCGGATCAGTGGTTTGCAGGTTTGATGGGTGACTGTGTTGATGAACGTAAATTATACATTGAACAAAAAGCTGTCTTTGTAAAAAACTTAGACGTTTAA